Proteins encoded by one window of Epinephelus moara isolate mb chromosome 18, YSFRI_EMoa_1.0, whole genome shotgun sequence:
- the LOC126406011 gene encoding nucleus accumbens-associated protein 1 — MAQTLQMAIPNFGNNVLECLNEQRLQGLYCDVSVVVKGHSFKAHRAVLAASSSYFRDLFSSNNSGGGSSNETSPTVVELPSAVQPQSFQQILSFCYTGRLSMTVGDQFLLMYTAGFLQIQQIMEKGTEFFLKVSSPSCDSQGLHAEEAPTSEPQSPVTQTSNSAGRPASCLTPLPLVSRVKTEQPASQPEAATPYSVVCTPVAKRLWEGGSSRDGGGGGSGGGGGARKAARYSQEAVRGSAIQSPGALGLAMGMGANVTSLAGVVASGGLSGSTGTNGNSAAGLGMSEGASPGTLSTYASDSPISYHDDEEEEEGTEECAEEQYRQICNMYTMYSMLNMGAAAAGERVEALPDHTETRGRMRGRDLTCLPAELIAQIGNRCHPKLYEEGDPAEKLELVSGTSVYISRAQLMNCHVSAGTRHKVLLRRLLAAFFDRNTLANSCGTGIRSSTNDPSRKPLDNRVLHAVKFYCQNFATSFKESEMNAIAADMCTNARRVVRKSWIPKLKLLMAESDAYTAFLPDGVKMEDDTLGADPAFDPASLEAAGGAGMESGGSSGESLPGVGGDGGPLF, encoded by the exons ATGGCCCAGACCCTCCAGATGGCGATCCCAAACTTCGGCAACAATGTTCTAGAGTGTCTGAATGAGCAGCGGCTGCAGGGCCTCTACTGCGATGTCTCTGTGGTGGTCAAGGGCCATTCCTTCAAG GCCCATCGAGCTGTGCTGGCTGCTAGCAGTTCTTATTTCCGGGACCTCTTCAGCAGCAACAATAGTGGAGGCGGGAGCAGCAATGAGACGAGCCCAACCGTAGTGGAGCTCCCATCGGCTGTGCAGCCCCAGAGCTTCCAGCAGATTTTGTCTTTCTGCTACACAGGCCGCCTCAGCATGACGGTGGGGGACCAGTTTCTCCTCATGTATACCGCCGGCTTCCTGCAGATCCAACAGATCATGGAAAAAGGCACTGAGTTCTTCCTCAAG GTCTCCTCCCCCAGCTGCGACTCCCAGGGCCTTCACGCTGAGGAGGCCCCAACTTCTGAGCCCCAGAGCCCCGTGACGCAGACCAGTAACAGTGCAGGCCGGCCTGCCTCATGCCTGACGCCGCTCCCTCTGGTATCACGAGTGAAGACAGAGCAACCAGCGAGCCAGCCGGAGGCCGCCACTCCTTACTCAGTGGTCTGCACTCCCGTAGCCAAGCGGCTGTGGGAGGGCGGCAGCAGCAGAGATGGAGGCGGGGGAGGCTCAGGGGGAGGAGGCGGGGCCAGAAAGGCAGCCCGTTATTCCCAGGAGGCGGTGCGGGGCAGTGCCATTCAGAGCCCCGGAGCCCTCGGACTGGCCATGGGTATGGGTGCCAACGTAACCAGCCTGGCGGGCGTGGTGGCCAGTGGCGGGCTCAGTGGCAGCACTGGCACCAACGGAAACTCAGCGGCAGGTCTCGGCATGTCAGAAGGAGCCAGCCCTGGCACCCTGAGCACCTACGCCAGTGACTCACCTATCAGTTAccatgatgatgaagaagaggaagaggggacAGAGGAATGTGCTGAAGAGCAGTATAGGCAAATCTGCAACATGTATACCATGTACAGCATGCTCAACATGGGAGCTGCAG CAGCCGGAGAGCGTGTCGAAGCTCTACCAGACCACACAGAGACACGGGGTCGGATGCGAGGCAGAGACCTCACATGTCTCCCCGCAGAACTCATCGCTCAGATAGGCAACCGCTGTCATCCCAAACTGTACGAGGAAGGAGACCCTGCTGAGAAACTCGAGTTAGTCTCAG GTACTTCTGTGTATATATCGCGAGCCCAGCTAATGAACTGTCATGTGAGCGCGGGGACCAGACACAAGGTGCTGCTTAGGAGGCTGCTGGCCGCCTTCTTTGACAG GAATACTCTGGCCAACAGCTGTGGAACAGGCATCCGCTCATCCACCAACGACCCGAGCCGCAAGCCCCTGGACAACAGAGTTCTGCATGCGGTCAAAT TTTATTGCCAGAACTTCGCCACCAGCTTCAAAGAAAGCGAGATGAACGCCATCGCAGCCGACATGTGCACCAACGCCCGACGCGTGGTCCGTAAGAGCTGGATCCCCAAGCTGAAGCTACTGATGGCCGAGAGTGACGCCTACACCGCTTTCCTCCCCGATGGCGTCAAGATGGAGGATGACACCCTGGGGGCGGACCCAGCCTTTGACCCCGCCTCCCTGGAGGCCGCCGGCGGTGCCGGCATGGAGTCAGGTGGCTCTTCAGGTGAATCGCTACCAGGTGTGGGCGGGGACGGAGGACCGTTATTTTGA